The DNA window GGAGCATGGGAAGGGTGAGGGGTGATCCAAGGATCAGGAATCCATGTCTGGATTGCCCCTCACCCTCCCCACGCCTACGGCGCGGGTCCCCTCCCTCTCCCGGGGCGGGAGAGGGCGTTAACCTCACACCGCCCCCGAGAACTCCAGCGTGCCAAGCTGCAGCATCGGAATGCTCTCCTCGCCGACCAGGAAGCAGCGCTGGCCGATGCCCCGCACCGGTGTATCCTCCGACCAGTCCGTCGCCCGGCCCAGCTTCAGCGCATCCTCGGCATCGGCCGGGGCGCCGCCGTACAGCGTGGGCAGATAGACCTCGCCGTCCGGGCCGCCACGCACCACCATGTGCGCCGGGCGCCACAGCAGGTCGCGAGGGCGCTGGGGCGCGCGGAACTCGACCAGCTCCACCGTCTCGCTGGCGATCCAGAAATACTTGCCGGTGCTGGTGTAGACCTCGAAGAAGCCGCCGGTCAGGTCGTCCAGGTCGCGGAAATCGTCGAAAGGCGTGCCGTCATGGCTGCCGGACACCGGCGGGCGCATCTCCTCGGCCTGGGCCAGCTTCGCCACGGCGTCGGCGGTGTCGCCGGCGCGCAGGGCGACCAGCGCCTCCAGATGCAGGCGCAGATGGTCGGCCGGCTGGTCGATGAATTCCGGCACGCGGCCGTCGGCGAACAGCTGGCGCCGCGCCTGCTCGGCCCGCACCAGCTGGCGGAACAGCGCCATGGTGACGGCGACCTGCGGCTCCTGCGTGCCGATGGTGTCGAGCTGCAGGTCGGCGCGCTCCAGGTTGCCGGCGAAGCTCAGCAGCTCGGCCAGGAAGACGCGGCGGTCGAGATCGGTCGGCTTCTTCTTGATCTCGCCGTTCAGCGCGGTGATCGCCTCGTCGAGGCGGCCCGCCTGGAACAGCTGGGCTGCGGTTTCGCTCATGGTCTGTATCTCTCCCTGGATGGAGCGCCTGACTTGGGTTGACGGCCGGGTCAGGCCGCTCCGCCGGTTTGGGCCAGCTCGGTCACCAGCTTGAAGGTCGAGAAGACCTGATCCAGCTGGAAGTGCGGCCGAAGATGGATGACGCATTGATAATTGCCGGGCTTGCCCGGAATGGCGCGGACCTGGATGCTGCCCTCGCGCAAGGGATAGCGGGCCTTCTGGTCCAGGCTGGCGTCGTCGTTGCCCAGGCAATAGCCGTGCAGCCAGCTCTGCAGGTCGCGCTCGCATTCCTCCGGCGTGACGAAGGAGCCGACGCGGTCGCGTACCATCACCTTCAGGAAATGGGCGAAGCGTGCCACGCAGAACATGTATCGCAGCATCGCCGACAGCCGGGCGTTGGCCGTCGCCGTGGCGGTGGTGAGCTGGCCGACCCGCTGGACCGACTGGTTGCCGTAGAAGACCAGATAGGGCGTGTCCTTGCAGCGGCTGACCGGAATGAAGCCGAGATCGTCGAGATCGCGCTCCAACTGGTCGGAGATCGAGACCTCTATCGAGAATTTCTGCGCGACCTTCACGCTGTCGGTGGCGAAATCCGGCACCACCAGCTCGGTCACCAGCCCGCCGCCCACCACGTTGCGCTGGGCGCCGCGGATGTCGGCGAACCAGCCATGCTGCAGGAAGGAGCGGATCAGCACGGTGCCGAAGGCATAGACGGCATTGCCCCAGCAATGGTCCTCCAGCCGCATGCCTCCCTCTCCGCCCACCGATTCCTCGCGGAAGCGGAAGCCGTGACGGGCCTGCGGATCGTCGCCATAGGGTTCGCGCATCAGCACGCGCGGCAGGGCCACGCCGACGAACCGCGAATCCTCGGTCTCCTGGAAGCGTTGCCAGCGCTGGTACTCCGCTTGCCGCAGCACCGATTTGAGATCCAGCGGCAGGCCGAGCTCGTGGAAGGTCTCCAGCCCGAACAGCTCGGGCGCCGCGCCGACGATGGCCGGCGCGAAGGCGGCGGCGGCGACCTGCGCCAGCCCCTTGAGGCCGGAGACGTCGTCGGTCGGCCGCTCCCTGGTCGGGCGGTGCTGGACGGCATAATCGCACAGCAGCAC is part of the Azospirillum lipoferum 4B genome and encodes:
- a CDS encoding type VI secretion system accessory protein TagJ, which encodes MSETAAQLFQAGRLDEAITALNGEIKKKPTDLDRRVFLAELLSFAGNLERADLQLDTIGTQEPQVAVTMALFRQLVRAEQARRQLFADGRVPEFIDQPADHLRLHLEALVALRAGDTADAVAKLAQAEEMRPPVSGSHDGTPFDDFRDLDDLTGGFFEVYTSTGKYFWIASETVELVEFRAPQRPRDLLWRPAHMVVRGGPDGEVYLPTLYGGAPADAEDALKLGRATDWSEDTPVRGIGQRCFLVGEESIPMLQLGTLEFSGAV
- the tssC gene encoding type VI secretion system contractile sheath large subunit, whose protein sequence is MTGQAAEFHADDAEATVLERPLRLRAVDMALGRDDAGPLDAFLAANGPGEALRLWFGITLPVHDSLDKLRAALDRDIAAIDALLSEQVNAILHHKRFQSLEGSWRGVRTLVKQAQNAETVVLRLLNLTWPELCRDQERAIEFDQSQLFNKVYSDEFGMPGGRPFGVLLCDYAVQHRPTRERPTDDVSGLKGLAQVAAAAFAPAIVGAAPELFGLETFHELGLPLDLKSVLRQAEYQRWQRFQETEDSRFVGVALPRVLMREPYGDDPQARHGFRFREESVGGEGGMRLEDHCWGNAVYAFGTVLIRSFLQHGWFADIRGAQRNVVGGGLVTELVVPDFATDSVKVAQKFSIEVSISDQLERDLDDLGFIPVSRCKDTPYLVFYGNQSVQRVGQLTTATATANARLSAMLRYMFCVARFAHFLKVMVRDRVGSFVTPEECERDLQSWLHGYCLGNDDASLDQKARYPLREGSIQVRAIPGKPGNYQCVIHLRPHFQLDQVFSTFKLVTELAQTGGAA